A part of Manduca sexta isolate Smith_Timp_Sample1 chromosome 10, JHU_Msex_v1.0, whole genome shotgun sequence genomic DNA contains:
- the LOC115455881 gene encoding zinc finger protein 2 isoform X6: MFEQQIKAEPMSFYTSHSHVHSGPPTIVRSDSNQGIISMHHQQHQEDSKDSLIVQQQVQHQQDLMEQHQQQELQQQQDDELSFKGMDDEGVEMEMDSRQCSQGMGVDLGSVQTKMEVSNGGGQSAPRSKPQACKVCGKVLSSASSYYVHMKLHSGNKPFQCTVCDAAFCRKPYLEVHMRTHTGERPFQCDLCLKRFTQKSSLNTHKRVHTEEHKRALLAKDRPYQCGICLVRFTQKSSLGRHGKIHTEEHRRALLEKVRPYQCHICFMRFTQKSSLGRHGKIHTEEHIQSLINKVRPYQCDICDKRFTQKSSLGTHKRIHTGERPFQCTVCLKSFTQKCALNLHEKIHTGERPYQCDACLKRFTQKSSLNIHKRTHTVQGRPFQCLSCPAAFTCKQYLEIHTRTHTGERPYQCDICLKRFTQKSSLNIHKRTHSVQGRPFQCLQCPAAFTCKQYLEIHNRTHTGERPYQCDVCLKRFAQKSTLNIHKRTHTVQGRPYQCMECPAAFTCKPYLEIHMRTHTGERPFECDVCYKRFSQKSTLNIHKRIHTGERPYACDICQKRFAVKSYVTAHRWSHVADKPLNCDRCSMTFTSKSQFALHIRTHSAGSCYECSVCGRSFVRDSYLIRHHNRVHRENHSNVSANSIGTLNSVATNTNNSNSNYDSPGVCDLSFVPMVNRYMTSQGTQVSMQDTQSKMSAMSPQSIASISSPPPSHTPTPQPQMSGQMHLAD; the protein is encoded by the exons AACAGGAATTGCAACAACAACAGGATGATGAG CTGAGCTTCAAAGGAATGGACGATGAAGGCGTTGAAATGGAAATGGATAGCCGGCAATGTTCCCAG gGCATGGGTGTGGACCTGGGTTCAGTACAAACCAAAATGGAAGTGTCAAACGGTGGCGGCCAATCGGCTCCACGATCTAAACCGCAGGCTTGTAAA gtttgtGGCAAAGTACTATCGTCCGCGTCATCCTATTACGTCCACATGAAACTTCATTCAGGAAATAAACCTTTCCAATGCACG GTATGCGACGCGGCATTTTGTCGCAAACCGTACTTGGAAGTGCACATGCGCACGCACACAGGGGAGCGTCCCTTTCAATGCGATCTTTGCCTGAAGCGATTCACACAAAAATCCAGTCTCAATACGCACAAACGCGTCCACACAG AGGAACACAAGCGTGCGCTGCTGGCTAAGGACCGTCCCTACCAGTGCGGCATCTGCCTTGTGAGATTCACCCAGAAATCGAGTTTGGGCCGGCACGGAAAAATACACACCG AGGAGCACAGACGAGCCCTGTTAGAGAAAGTGCGGCCGTACCAGTGCCACATCTGTTTTATGCGCTTCACTCAGAAGTCCAGCCTGGGACGTCATGGGAAAATACATACTG AGGAGCACATCCAATCGCTGATCAACAAAGTGCGCCCCTATCAATGTGACATCTGTGACAAGCGGTTCACGCAGAAGTCCAGCCTTGGCACTCATAAACGTATACACACCG GGGAGCGGCCGTTCCAGTGCACCGTCTGCCTCAAGTCCTTCACGCAGAAGTGCGCGCTCAATTTGCACGAAAAGATACATACGG GCGAGCGGCCCTATCAGTGCGACGCGTGTCTCAAGCGCTTCACACAGAAGTCCAGCCTCAATATACATAAGAGGACGCACACAG TCCAGGGCAGACCGTTCCAGTGCCTGTCGTGCCCCGCCGCCTTCACCTGCAAGCAATACTTGGAGATTCACACGCGCACCCACACCGGCGAGCGACCCTATCAGTGCGACATCTGTCTCAAGCGCTTCACTCAAAAATCCAGTCTCAACATACACAAGCGGACGCACTCAG TGCAGGGGCGGCCCTTCCAGTGCCTGCAGTGCCCCGCCGCCTTCACGTGCAAGCAGTACCTCGAGATCCACAACCGCACGCACACCGGCGAGCGGCCCTACCAATGTGACGTCTGCCTCAAGAGATTCGCGCAAAAGTCGACACTCAACATACACAAAAGAACGCACACAG TGCAAGGTCGCCCGTACCAATGCATGGAGTGTCCGGCGGCGTTCACATGCAAGCCGTACCTGGAGATACACATGCGCACGCACACCGGCGAACGTCCGTTCGAGTGCGATGTCTGTTACAAACGCTTCTCGCAGAAATCCACGCTCAACATTCACAAACGCATTCATACCG GAGAACGTCCATACGCATGTGATATTTGTCAGAAACGCTTTGCTGTGAAGAGCTATGTAACAGCTCACAG ATGGTCGCACGTGGCGGACAAGCCGCTGAACTGCGACCGGTGCTCGATGACGTTCACGTCGAAGTCCCAGTTCGCGCTGCACATCCGCACGCACTCCGCCGGCTCCTGCTACGAGTGCAGCGTCTGCGGCCGCAGCTTCGTTAGGGATAGCTATTTAATAAG ACACCACAACCGCGTCCACCGCGAGAATCACAGCAACGTGTCCGCGAACAGCATCGGCACCCTTAACAGCGTCGCGACCAACACGAACAATTCCAATAGTAACTATGACTCGCCGGGCGTTTGTGACTTAAG CTTTGTGCCAATGGTGAATCGTTACATGACATCGCAAGGTACCCAAGTGTCCATGCAAGACACTCAGAGCAAAATGTCAGCGATGTCGCCGCAATCCATTGCGTCTATAT CATCGCCTCCCCCTTCACACACCCCCACGCCCCAACCCCAGATGTCGGGTCAGATGCATCTCGCAGACTGA
- the LOC115455881 gene encoding zinc finger protein 2 homolog isoform X10 has protein sequence MFEQQIKAEPMSFYTSHSHVHSGPPTIVRSDSNQGIISMHHQQHQEDSKDSLIVQQQVQHQQDLMEQHQQQELQQQQDDELSFKGMDDEGVEMEMDSRQCSQGMGVDLGSVQTKMEVSNGGGQSAPRSKPQACKVCGKVLSSASSYYVHMKLHSGNKPFQCTVCDAAFCRKPYLEVHMRTHTGERPFQCDLCLKRFTQKSSLNTHKRVHTEEHRRALLEKVRPYQCHICFMRFTQKSSLGRHGKIHTEEHIQSLINKVRPYQCDICDKRFTQKSSLGTHKRIHTGERPFQCTVCLKSFTQKCALNLHEKIHTGERPYQCDACLKRFTQKSSLNIHKRTHTVQGRPFQCLSCPAAFTCKQYLEIHTRTHTGERPYQCDICLKRFTQKSSLNIHKRTHSVQGRPFQCLQCPAAFTCKQYLEIHNRTHTGERPYQCDVCLKRFAQKSTLNIHKRTHTVQGRPYQCMECPAAFTCKPYLEIHMRTHTGERPFECDVCYKRFSQKSTLNIHKRIHTGERPYACDICQKRFAVKSYVTAHRWSHVADKPLNCDRCSMTFTSKSQFALHIRTHSAGSCYECSVCGRSFVRDSYLIRHHNRVHRENHSNVSANSIGTLNSVATNTNNSNSNYDSPGVCDLSFVPMVNRYMTSQGTQVSMQDTQSKMSAMSPQSIASISSPPPSHTPTPQPQMSGQMHLAD, from the exons AACAGGAATTGCAACAACAACAGGATGATGAG CTGAGCTTCAAAGGAATGGACGATGAAGGCGTTGAAATGGAAATGGATAGCCGGCAATGTTCCCAG gGCATGGGTGTGGACCTGGGTTCAGTACAAACCAAAATGGAAGTGTCAAACGGTGGCGGCCAATCGGCTCCACGATCTAAACCGCAGGCTTGTAAA gtttgtGGCAAAGTACTATCGTCCGCGTCATCCTATTACGTCCACATGAAACTTCATTCAGGAAATAAACCTTTCCAATGCACG GTATGCGACGCGGCATTTTGTCGCAAACCGTACTTGGAAGTGCACATGCGCACGCACACAGGGGAGCGTCCCTTTCAATGCGATCTTTGCCTGAAGCGATTCACACAAAAATCCAGTCTCAATACGCACAAACGCGTCCACACAG AGGAGCACAGACGAGCCCTGTTAGAGAAAGTGCGGCCGTACCAGTGCCACATCTGTTTTATGCGCTTCACTCAGAAGTCCAGCCTGGGACGTCATGGGAAAATACATACTG AGGAGCACATCCAATCGCTGATCAACAAAGTGCGCCCCTATCAATGTGACATCTGTGACAAGCGGTTCACGCAGAAGTCCAGCCTTGGCACTCATAAACGTATACACACCG GGGAGCGGCCGTTCCAGTGCACCGTCTGCCTCAAGTCCTTCACGCAGAAGTGCGCGCTCAATTTGCACGAAAAGATACATACGG GCGAGCGGCCCTATCAGTGCGACGCGTGTCTCAAGCGCTTCACACAGAAGTCCAGCCTCAATATACATAAGAGGACGCACACAG TCCAGGGCAGACCGTTCCAGTGCCTGTCGTGCCCCGCCGCCTTCACCTGCAAGCAATACTTGGAGATTCACACGCGCACCCACACCGGCGAGCGACCCTATCAGTGCGACATCTGTCTCAAGCGCTTCACTCAAAAATCCAGTCTCAACATACACAAGCGGACGCACTCAG TGCAGGGGCGGCCCTTCCAGTGCCTGCAGTGCCCCGCCGCCTTCACGTGCAAGCAGTACCTCGAGATCCACAACCGCACGCACACCGGCGAGCGGCCCTACCAATGTGACGTCTGCCTCAAGAGATTCGCGCAAAAGTCGACACTCAACATACACAAAAGAACGCACACAG TGCAAGGTCGCCCGTACCAATGCATGGAGTGTCCGGCGGCGTTCACATGCAAGCCGTACCTGGAGATACACATGCGCACGCACACCGGCGAACGTCCGTTCGAGTGCGATGTCTGTTACAAACGCTTCTCGCAGAAATCCACGCTCAACATTCACAAACGCATTCATACCG GAGAACGTCCATACGCATGTGATATTTGTCAGAAACGCTTTGCTGTGAAGAGCTATGTAACAGCTCACAG ATGGTCGCACGTGGCGGACAAGCCGCTGAACTGCGACCGGTGCTCGATGACGTTCACGTCGAAGTCCCAGTTCGCGCTGCACATCCGCACGCACTCCGCCGGCTCCTGCTACGAGTGCAGCGTCTGCGGCCGCAGCTTCGTTAGGGATAGCTATTTAATAAG ACACCACAACCGCGTCCACCGCGAGAATCACAGCAACGTGTCCGCGAACAGCATCGGCACCCTTAACAGCGTCGCGACCAACACGAACAATTCCAATAGTAACTATGACTCGCCGGGCGTTTGTGACTTAAG CTTTGTGCCAATGGTGAATCGTTACATGACATCGCAAGGTACCCAAGTGTCCATGCAAGACACTCAGAGCAAAATGTCAGCGATGTCGCCGCAATCCATTGCGTCTATAT CATCGCCTCCCCCTTCACACACCCCCACGCCCCAACCCCAGATGTCGGGTCAGATGCATCTCGCAGACTGA
- the LOC115455881 gene encoding zinc finger protein 271 isoform X3 → MFEQQIKAEPMSFYTSHSHVHSGPPTIVRSDSNQGIISMHHQQHQEDSKDSLIVQQQVQHQQDLMEQHQQQELQQQQDDELSFKGMDDEGVEMEMDSRQCSQGMGVDLGSVQTKMEVSNGGGQSAPRSKPQACKVCGKVLSSASSYYVHMKLHSGNKPFQCTVCDAAFCRKPYLEVHMRTHTGERPFQCDLCLKRFTQKSSLNTHKRVHTDEHMRALLVKDRPYKCELCQMRFTQSSSLNRHKKIHTEEHKRALLAKDRPYQCGICLVRFTQKSSLGRHGKIHTEEHRRALLEKVRPYQCHICFMRFTQKSSLGRHGKIHTEEHIQSLINKVRPYQCDICDKRFTQKSSLGTHKRIHTGERPYQCDACLKRFTQKSSLNIHKRTHTVQGRPFQCLSCPAAFTCKQYLEIHTRTHTGERPYQCDICLKRFTQKSSLNIHKRTHSVQGRPFQCLQCPAAFTCKQYLEIHNRTHTGERPYQCDVCLKRFAQKSTLNIHKRTHTVQGRPYQCMECPAAFTCKPYLEIHMRTHTGERPFECDVCYKRFSQKSTLNIHKRIHTGERPYACDICQKRFAVKSYVTAHRWSHVADKPLNCDRCSMTFTSKSQFALHIRTHSAGSCYECSVCGRSFVRDSYLIRHHNRVHRENHSNVSANSIGTLNSVATNTNNSNSNYDSPGVCDLSFVPMVNRYMTSQGTQVSMQDTQSKMSAMSPQSIASISSPPPSHTPTPQPQMSGQMHLAD, encoded by the exons AACAGGAATTGCAACAACAACAGGATGATGAG CTGAGCTTCAAAGGAATGGACGATGAAGGCGTTGAAATGGAAATGGATAGCCGGCAATGTTCCCAG gGCATGGGTGTGGACCTGGGTTCAGTACAAACCAAAATGGAAGTGTCAAACGGTGGCGGCCAATCGGCTCCACGATCTAAACCGCAGGCTTGTAAA gtttgtGGCAAAGTACTATCGTCCGCGTCATCCTATTACGTCCACATGAAACTTCATTCAGGAAATAAACCTTTCCAATGCACG GTATGCGACGCGGCATTTTGTCGCAAACCGTACTTGGAAGTGCACATGCGCACGCACACAGGGGAGCGTCCCTTTCAATGCGATCTTTGCCTGAAGCGATTCACACAAAAATCCAGTCTCAATACGCACAAACGCGTCCACACAG ATGAGCACATGCGCGCGTTGTTGGTGAAGGACCGGCCCTACAAGTGTGAGCTCTGTCAGATGCGGTTCACGCAGAGCTCCAGCCTCAACCGACACAAGAAAATACATACGG AGGAACACAAGCGTGCGCTGCTGGCTAAGGACCGTCCCTACCAGTGCGGCATCTGCCTTGTGAGATTCACCCAGAAATCGAGTTTGGGCCGGCACGGAAAAATACACACCG AGGAGCACAGACGAGCCCTGTTAGAGAAAGTGCGGCCGTACCAGTGCCACATCTGTTTTATGCGCTTCACTCAGAAGTCCAGCCTGGGACGTCATGGGAAAATACATACTG AGGAGCACATCCAATCGCTGATCAACAAAGTGCGCCCCTATCAATGTGACATCTGTGACAAGCGGTTCACGCAGAAGTCCAGCCTTGGCACTCATAAACGTATACACACCG GCGAGCGGCCCTATCAGTGCGACGCGTGTCTCAAGCGCTTCACACAGAAGTCCAGCCTCAATATACATAAGAGGACGCACACAG TCCAGGGCAGACCGTTCCAGTGCCTGTCGTGCCCCGCCGCCTTCACCTGCAAGCAATACTTGGAGATTCACACGCGCACCCACACCGGCGAGCGACCCTATCAGTGCGACATCTGTCTCAAGCGCTTCACTCAAAAATCCAGTCTCAACATACACAAGCGGACGCACTCAG TGCAGGGGCGGCCCTTCCAGTGCCTGCAGTGCCCCGCCGCCTTCACGTGCAAGCAGTACCTCGAGATCCACAACCGCACGCACACCGGCGAGCGGCCCTACCAATGTGACGTCTGCCTCAAGAGATTCGCGCAAAAGTCGACACTCAACATACACAAAAGAACGCACACAG TGCAAGGTCGCCCGTACCAATGCATGGAGTGTCCGGCGGCGTTCACATGCAAGCCGTACCTGGAGATACACATGCGCACGCACACCGGCGAACGTCCGTTCGAGTGCGATGTCTGTTACAAACGCTTCTCGCAGAAATCCACGCTCAACATTCACAAACGCATTCATACCG GAGAACGTCCATACGCATGTGATATTTGTCAGAAACGCTTTGCTGTGAAGAGCTATGTAACAGCTCACAG ATGGTCGCACGTGGCGGACAAGCCGCTGAACTGCGACCGGTGCTCGATGACGTTCACGTCGAAGTCCCAGTTCGCGCTGCACATCCGCACGCACTCCGCCGGCTCCTGCTACGAGTGCAGCGTCTGCGGCCGCAGCTTCGTTAGGGATAGCTATTTAATAAG ACACCACAACCGCGTCCACCGCGAGAATCACAGCAACGTGTCCGCGAACAGCATCGGCACCCTTAACAGCGTCGCGACCAACACGAACAATTCCAATAGTAACTATGACTCGCCGGGCGTTTGTGACTTAAG CTTTGTGCCAATGGTGAATCGTTACATGACATCGCAAGGTACCCAAGTGTCCATGCAAGACACTCAGAGCAAAATGTCAGCGATGTCGCCGCAATCCATTGCGTCTATAT CATCGCCTCCCCCTTCACACACCCCCACGCCCCAACCCCAGATGTCGGGTCAGATGCATCTCGCAGACTGA
- the LOC115455881 gene encoding zinc finger protein 2 homolog isoform X7, producing the protein MFEQQIKAEPMSFYTSHSHVHSGPPTIVRSDSNQGIISMHHQQHQEDSKDSLIVQQQVQHQQDLMEQHQQQELQQQQDDELSFKGMDDEGVEMEMDSRQCSQGMGVDLGSVQTKMEVSNGGGQSAPRSKPQACKVCGKVLSSASSYYVHMKLHSGNKPFQCTVCDAAFCRKPYLEVHMRTHTGERPFQCDLCLKRFTQKSSLNTHKRVHTDEHMRALLVKDRPYKCELCQMRFTQSSSLNRHKKIHTEEHKRALLAKDRPYQCGICLVRFTQKSSLGRHGKIHTEEHRRALLEKVRPYQCHICFMRFTQKSSLGRHGKIHTEEHIQSLINKVRPYQCDICDKRFTQKSSLGTHKRIHTVQGRPFQCLSCPAAFTCKQYLEIHTRTHTGERPYQCDICLKRFTQKSSLNIHKRTHSVQGRPFQCLQCPAAFTCKQYLEIHNRTHTGERPYQCDVCLKRFAQKSTLNIHKRTHTVQGRPYQCMECPAAFTCKPYLEIHMRTHTGERPFECDVCYKRFSQKSTLNIHKRIHTGERPYACDICQKRFAVKSYVTAHRWSHVADKPLNCDRCSMTFTSKSQFALHIRTHSAGSCYECSVCGRSFVRDSYLIRHHNRVHRENHSNVSANSIGTLNSVATNTNNSNSNYDSPGVCDLSFVPMVNRYMTSQGTQVSMQDTQSKMSAMSPQSIASISSPPPSHTPTPQPQMSGQMHLAD; encoded by the exons AACAGGAATTGCAACAACAACAGGATGATGAG CTGAGCTTCAAAGGAATGGACGATGAAGGCGTTGAAATGGAAATGGATAGCCGGCAATGTTCCCAG gGCATGGGTGTGGACCTGGGTTCAGTACAAACCAAAATGGAAGTGTCAAACGGTGGCGGCCAATCGGCTCCACGATCTAAACCGCAGGCTTGTAAA gtttgtGGCAAAGTACTATCGTCCGCGTCATCCTATTACGTCCACATGAAACTTCATTCAGGAAATAAACCTTTCCAATGCACG GTATGCGACGCGGCATTTTGTCGCAAACCGTACTTGGAAGTGCACATGCGCACGCACACAGGGGAGCGTCCCTTTCAATGCGATCTTTGCCTGAAGCGATTCACACAAAAATCCAGTCTCAATACGCACAAACGCGTCCACACAG ATGAGCACATGCGCGCGTTGTTGGTGAAGGACCGGCCCTACAAGTGTGAGCTCTGTCAGATGCGGTTCACGCAGAGCTCCAGCCTCAACCGACACAAGAAAATACATACGG AGGAACACAAGCGTGCGCTGCTGGCTAAGGACCGTCCCTACCAGTGCGGCATCTGCCTTGTGAGATTCACCCAGAAATCGAGTTTGGGCCGGCACGGAAAAATACACACCG AGGAGCACAGACGAGCCCTGTTAGAGAAAGTGCGGCCGTACCAGTGCCACATCTGTTTTATGCGCTTCACTCAGAAGTCCAGCCTGGGACGTCATGGGAAAATACATACTG AGGAGCACATCCAATCGCTGATCAACAAAGTGCGCCCCTATCAATGTGACATCTGTGACAAGCGGTTCACGCAGAAGTCCAGCCTTGGCACTCATAAACGTATACACACCG TCCAGGGCAGACCGTTCCAGTGCCTGTCGTGCCCCGCCGCCTTCACCTGCAAGCAATACTTGGAGATTCACACGCGCACCCACACCGGCGAGCGACCCTATCAGTGCGACATCTGTCTCAAGCGCTTCACTCAAAAATCCAGTCTCAACATACACAAGCGGACGCACTCAG TGCAGGGGCGGCCCTTCCAGTGCCTGCAGTGCCCCGCCGCCTTCACGTGCAAGCAGTACCTCGAGATCCACAACCGCACGCACACCGGCGAGCGGCCCTACCAATGTGACGTCTGCCTCAAGAGATTCGCGCAAAAGTCGACACTCAACATACACAAAAGAACGCACACAG TGCAAGGTCGCCCGTACCAATGCATGGAGTGTCCGGCGGCGTTCACATGCAAGCCGTACCTGGAGATACACATGCGCACGCACACCGGCGAACGTCCGTTCGAGTGCGATGTCTGTTACAAACGCTTCTCGCAGAAATCCACGCTCAACATTCACAAACGCATTCATACCG GAGAACGTCCATACGCATGTGATATTTGTCAGAAACGCTTTGCTGTGAAGAGCTATGTAACAGCTCACAG ATGGTCGCACGTGGCGGACAAGCCGCTGAACTGCGACCGGTGCTCGATGACGTTCACGTCGAAGTCCCAGTTCGCGCTGCACATCCGCACGCACTCCGCCGGCTCCTGCTACGAGTGCAGCGTCTGCGGCCGCAGCTTCGTTAGGGATAGCTATTTAATAAG ACACCACAACCGCGTCCACCGCGAGAATCACAGCAACGTGTCCGCGAACAGCATCGGCACCCTTAACAGCGTCGCGACCAACACGAACAATTCCAATAGTAACTATGACTCGCCGGGCGTTTGTGACTTAAG CTTTGTGCCAATGGTGAATCGTTACATGACATCGCAAGGTACCCAAGTGTCCATGCAAGACACTCAGAGCAAAATGTCAGCGATGTCGCCGCAATCCATTGCGTCTATAT CATCGCCTCCCCCTTCACACACCCCCACGCCCCAACCCCAGATGTCGGGTCAGATGCATCTCGCAGACTGA
- the LOC115455881 gene encoding zinc finger protein 2 homolog isoform X8 codes for MFEQQIKAEPMSFYTSHSHVHSGPPTIVRSDSNQGIISMHHQQHQEDSKDSLIVQQQVQHQQDLMEQHQQQELQQQQDDELSFKGMDDEGVEMEMDSRQCSQGMGVDLGSVQTKMEVSNGGGQSAPRSKPQACKVCGKVLSSASSYYVHMKLHSGNKPFQCTVCDAAFCRKPYLEVHMRTHTGERPFQCDLCLKRFTQKSSLNTHKRVHTDEHMRALLVKDRPYKCELCQMRFTQSSSLNRHKKIHTEEHKRALLAKDRPYQCGICLVRFTQKSSLGRHGKIHTEEHRRALLEKVRPYQCHICFMRFTQKSSLGRHGKIHTEEHIQSLINKVRPYQCDICDKRFTQKSSLGTHKRIHTGERPFQCTVCLKSFTQKCALNLHEKIHTGERPYQCDACLKRFTQKSSLNIHKRTHTVQGRPFQCLSCPAAFTCKQYLEIHTRTHTGERPYQCDICLKRFTQKSSLNIHKRTHSVQGRPFQCLQCPAAFTCKQYLEIHNRTHTGERPYQCDVCLKRFAQKSTLNIHKRTHTGERPYACDICQKRFAVKSYVTAHRWSHVADKPLNCDRCSMTFTSKSQFALHIRTHSAGSCYECSVCGRSFVRDSYLIRHHNRVHRENHSNVSANSIGTLNSVATNTNNSNSNYDSPGVCDLSFVPMVNRYMTSQGTQVSMQDTQSKMSAMSPQSIASISSPPPSHTPTPQPQMSGQMHLAD; via the exons AACAGGAATTGCAACAACAACAGGATGATGAG CTGAGCTTCAAAGGAATGGACGATGAAGGCGTTGAAATGGAAATGGATAGCCGGCAATGTTCCCAG gGCATGGGTGTGGACCTGGGTTCAGTACAAACCAAAATGGAAGTGTCAAACGGTGGCGGCCAATCGGCTCCACGATCTAAACCGCAGGCTTGTAAA gtttgtGGCAAAGTACTATCGTCCGCGTCATCCTATTACGTCCACATGAAACTTCATTCAGGAAATAAACCTTTCCAATGCACG GTATGCGACGCGGCATTTTGTCGCAAACCGTACTTGGAAGTGCACATGCGCACGCACACAGGGGAGCGTCCCTTTCAATGCGATCTTTGCCTGAAGCGATTCACACAAAAATCCAGTCTCAATACGCACAAACGCGTCCACACAG ATGAGCACATGCGCGCGTTGTTGGTGAAGGACCGGCCCTACAAGTGTGAGCTCTGTCAGATGCGGTTCACGCAGAGCTCCAGCCTCAACCGACACAAGAAAATACATACGG AGGAACACAAGCGTGCGCTGCTGGCTAAGGACCGTCCCTACCAGTGCGGCATCTGCCTTGTGAGATTCACCCAGAAATCGAGTTTGGGCCGGCACGGAAAAATACACACCG AGGAGCACAGACGAGCCCTGTTAGAGAAAGTGCGGCCGTACCAGTGCCACATCTGTTTTATGCGCTTCACTCAGAAGTCCAGCCTGGGACGTCATGGGAAAATACATACTG AGGAGCACATCCAATCGCTGATCAACAAAGTGCGCCCCTATCAATGTGACATCTGTGACAAGCGGTTCACGCAGAAGTCCAGCCTTGGCACTCATAAACGTATACACACCG GGGAGCGGCCGTTCCAGTGCACCGTCTGCCTCAAGTCCTTCACGCAGAAGTGCGCGCTCAATTTGCACGAAAAGATACATACGG GCGAGCGGCCCTATCAGTGCGACGCGTGTCTCAAGCGCTTCACACAGAAGTCCAGCCTCAATATACATAAGAGGACGCACACAG TCCAGGGCAGACCGTTCCAGTGCCTGTCGTGCCCCGCCGCCTTCACCTGCAAGCAATACTTGGAGATTCACACGCGCACCCACACCGGCGAGCGACCCTATCAGTGCGACATCTGTCTCAAGCGCTTCACTCAAAAATCCAGTCTCAACATACACAAGCGGACGCACTCAG TGCAGGGGCGGCCCTTCCAGTGCCTGCAGTGCCCCGCCGCCTTCACGTGCAAGCAGTACCTCGAGATCCACAACCGCACGCACACCGGCGAGCGGCCCTACCAATGTGACGTCTGCCTCAAGAGATTCGCGCAAAAGTCGACACTCAACATACACAAAAGAACGCACACAG GAGAACGTCCATACGCATGTGATATTTGTCAGAAACGCTTTGCTGTGAAGAGCTATGTAACAGCTCACAG ATGGTCGCACGTGGCGGACAAGCCGCTGAACTGCGACCGGTGCTCGATGACGTTCACGTCGAAGTCCCAGTTCGCGCTGCACATCCGCACGCACTCCGCCGGCTCCTGCTACGAGTGCAGCGTCTGCGGCCGCAGCTTCGTTAGGGATAGCTATTTAATAAG ACACCACAACCGCGTCCACCGCGAGAATCACAGCAACGTGTCCGCGAACAGCATCGGCACCCTTAACAGCGTCGCGACCAACACGAACAATTCCAATAGTAACTATGACTCGCCGGGCGTTTGTGACTTAAG CTTTGTGCCAATGGTGAATCGTTACATGACATCGCAAGGTACCCAAGTGTCCATGCAAGACACTCAGAGCAAAATGTCAGCGATGTCGCCGCAATCCATTGCGTCTATAT CATCGCCTCCCCCTTCACACACCCCCACGCCCCAACCCCAGATGTCGGGTCAGATGCATCTCGCAGACTGA